AATGGCAATGGACAGAAACTCCAAACAACCTGGATTCTTGGTCTGATATCGCAAATTCAAACTCTCCTACATACAAAAGTTCTAAATTAGATGGACTTGGTAAAACAGAAGATTTCGAATTTTTTGCACGAAGAGTAGCAAGCGATTTGTATTACGAGCAAATATCTAATTTGGTTTCTATCAGAGTTAAAATACAAGCTCTGGGAATAAATAAAATAGACCAATCAAAAATTTCTGTTTACCCAAATCCGGCAACAGATAAACTGATTATTGATACAAAAAATGAAGTGTTAATTGAAATATTTAGCATTAAAGGATTAAAATTAATAAGTAAAAATATTAGTTCTAAAACTAATATCGATGTTTCAAATTTTGAAACAGGAATATATATTATCAAATCTACTAATGAATACTCTATTTCCACAATGAGGTTTATAAAGAACTAAATTTAATTAGGGCAAAAGCATTTAACTTTTTTTGTACGTCATCTCGACCCTGTCTGCCGATACAGGCAGGTTCGCAAAAGTTCCACTCGAAATGCAATTGACATAATTATAACATTTTAAAATAAAATTGTAAAAAACATTTGTAAGCTAAATCGTTTTAGCTACTTTCGTCTTAACTAAATGTGATAATTAGTTTTTGGGAATATATAAATAATATATTGTGTCAATTACTATTCGAAATGTTATGATAAAAAAAGTAAAACTAAGTGATATAGCGACAAAACTCAATGTTTCGGTTTCTCTTGTATCGTTTGTAATGTCAGGTAAATGGAAAGAGAAAAGAGTTAGTCCTGAACTTGCAAAACGAGTTATGCAGACTGCCAAGAAAATGGGTTATCAGCCAAATTCTACTGCCCGTGCTTTAAGAACCGGTAAAACAGGAGTTATCGGATTGGTGGTCGCTGATATTTCCAATCCCTTTTATGGGAAAATAGCCCGTGAGATAGAAAATGAAGCATCAAAATTGGGGTTGCAGTTAATGTTCGCATCAAGTGATGAAAACCTGTTAAAGTTTAAAAAAATTGTGGATACTCTAATTGGTCGTCAGGTTGACGGTCTTATTGTAGTACCTGTTCTAGGGTCGGAAAAGTTTTTGTTACAGAAGAATAAGCATGGGGTTCCGATTGTGCAGATAGACAGGAATTTTAAAAATACCGGGTTACCTTTTGTTATTGATGATGGAATTTACGGCGGACAAAAACTAACAGAATTGCTGATAAATAGGGGCTATAGTAATATTTCTACAGTGGTGTTTAAGAGTAAATTATCAAATTTAAAAGAGCGTGTAGAAGGATTTAAGAGAATAATTAAAACTGATAATGACAGGCATATTATAGAGGTTCCCGTAAGAGGTTATGAAACAGTTTTGGAGGAGAAATTAATGGATAGTGTAAAAAAGGGAGTTGATGGATTTTTCTTCACTCAGAACAGGTTGGGTATAGCAGGTTTAAAAATCCTTAAAAGAAATAATGTTAGAATTCCCGGAGATGTTGTAATAGTAAGCTATGATAATCCGGAAATCTTTGAGTTGGGTTCTCCTTCTATATCCTGTTATCAACAGTCAATAATGGAAATGTCTAAAGCCTCTGTTGCTATAATTACTGATATAATAAACAAGGGCAATTCAGAAAAGGTTCATTATAGAATTAAAGGACAACTAATAGAAAGAGAATCGAGTAAATCGGTTAAATAATAGTATATCAAAAATTTTGTGAACGCATTTTTTTTTAATAAAATTGCTAAAACGTTTTAGCAAATACAAAAACTAACTGTATCTTAAATGAAAAATATTGTATTAGGGATTGATTTTGGTTCATCTGCAGTGAGGGTTCTCAGTATGGAGCTTGAAAGCGGGAAGGTGTTGAATTCTGTAGAACAATCATACTCAGAAGGAGATAATGGTGTTTTAACTTCCGATAATATTCATCTGGCACGCCAAAGTGCTACAGACTACATAAAGTCGATGGAGATTGCTTTACAAAAAGCAAAAAAAGTAAATGAAAAATCAGGAATAGACATGTTGTCAGTAGTTGGTATTGGTGTAGATGCAACCGGTTCAACTCCGCTTCCTGTAAAACGAGATATGACTCCCTTATCGGAAGTAAAAGAATTTAAAAGCAATCTTAATGCTTACTCATGGATGTGGAAAGACCATACTTCTCATCAGGAGGCAGATTTTATAACAAAAATAATTAGCGAAATTCGTCCCGAGTATTTAGCTACAATCGGAGGAGCATATTCATCGGAGTGGTTTTGGGCAAAAATTCTTCACTGTCGTAATATCGATAAAGATGTATTTGATGCAGCTGATACATGGGTTGAATTGTCAGATTTTATTCCCGGAGTATTAGTAGGAGTAAATGATATTTTAGATTTGAAACGCAATATTTGTGCTGCAGGTCATAAAGGTTTGTACAACGCAAAATGGGGTGGTTTTCCGGATGCTGAATTTATTGAAGCACTTCATCCCGACTTGTTAAAAGTAGCAAAAACACTTCCAAAAGAAGCTTTTTCCATTGAGCATATAAGTGGAACATTATCGCAAGAATGGGCTGAAAAGATCGGAGTAAAAGCCGGAATTCCTGTTGCTATGGGAGTATTAGATGCTCATGCAGGAGCAATTGGTTCGGGAATTAAGGATGGAAGTTTGGTAAAGATTATTGGTACTTCAACTTGCGATTTAGTGCTTGGAGATTTAAATAATAAAAACACCGATATCAAAGGTGTAGCCGGTGTAGCAACCGAATCAGTTCTTCCAAATTATTATGGAATAGAGGCAGGACAAAGTGCTGTTGGCGATATTTTGAACTGGTTTATAAATAGTTTACTTAATAAGGTTAAAT
The window above is part of the Bacteroidota bacterium genome. Proteins encoded here:
- a CDS encoding LacI family DNA-binding transcriptional regulator, encoding MIKKVKLSDIATKLNVSVSLVSFVMSGKWKEKRVSPELAKRVMQTAKKMGYQPNSTARALRTGKTGVIGLVVADISNPFYGKIAREIENEASKLGLQLMFASSDENLLKFKKIVDTLIGRQVDGLIVVPVLGSEKFLLQKNKHGVPIVQIDRNFKNTGLPFVIDDGIYGGQKLTELLINRGYSNISTVVFKSKLSNLKERVEGFKRIIKTDNDRHIIEVPVRGYETVLEEKLMDSVKKGVDGFFFTQNRLGIAGLKILKRNNVRIPGDVVIVSYDNPEIFELGSPSISCYQQSIMEMSKASVAIITDIINKGNSEKVHYRIKGQLIERESSKSVK
- a CDS encoding ribulokinase produces the protein MKNIVLGIDFGSSAVRVLSMELESGKVLNSVEQSYSEGDNGVLTSDNIHLARQSATDYIKSMEIALQKAKKVNEKSGIDMLSVVGIGVDATGSTPLPVKRDMTPLSEVKEFKSNLNAYSWMWKDHTSHQEADFITKIISEIRPEYLATIGGAYSSEWFWAKILHCRNIDKDVFDAADTWVELSDFIPGVLVGVNDILDLKRNICAAGHKGLYNAKWGGFPDAEFIEALHPDLLKVAKTLPKEAFSIEHISGTLSQEWAEKIGVKAGIPVAMGVLDAHAGAIGSGIKDGSLVKIIGTSTCDLVLGDLNNKNTDIKGVAGVATESVLPNYYGIEAGQSAVGDILNWFINSLLNKVKSHAELTKAAEKLKPGESGLLGLDWNNGNRNILSDPLLSGLILGQSLQTKDFEIYRALIESTAFGARRIIEDMEDQGVVINEVVNCGGISHKNPLFMQIYADVINKPMKVAAIDETVALGSALMGAHVAFKAEGKDVSYNELQDKSCEILDKVYNPNPEAVEVYEKLYQIFLKLHDSFGVEGTQIEMYSVMKDLLGIKENIVKEELV